Genomic segment of Drosophila biarmipes strain raj3 chromosome 2L, RU_DBia_V1.1, whole genome shotgun sequence:
CCCTTAAAAAACTGGCTTTTATAACTTAAAAGCTTTCTAATTTCGAAAACTTACTTGAATATATTTAGAAAAGACTGCAAAACGTTGAAATGGAAGGCGGGAGTCAGGGCTTTTCTTCTAGCATGCCATTTCTGGTCTATATATGGATTAAGATTCGTAAGATTTCATGATTAACTAAAAAAACACTTTAGAATACCTGTGCTGGTCAGCAGTCCTTCGcccaaaaatggttttaaaagaTCATAGATCACATTTTTGGTGATTAGCTTCGGACTTTGGAGTATTTCCTCGGCTTCCTCGGCCCTGATGACATTGTACATGGGCGCTCGGAAGAAATACCACAGATAATTCTGACCTTTCGCTTCAGCAGAAGCATCTCTCATGAACTTGAAGATGCTTTCTAACAGAATATTTAGTGATATAAGGAAATGAACCTATGATATGTATTTTCTATACCCACCAGAAGTAAAGTTCACTAGATCAAAGTTGTTTCCAAATCGGGTTTTGGTCGGCGTTACGTAGATCTTTTTTTCCAGAGGACTGCCATCCTCGGTGCGAAGTCGCTTACAAAGGCTTAGGATGAAGTAATTGCGGTTTAGGTGCGTCCAcaatttggaaaaaataaaaaccagcaCGGGCACAGGAATCAGGACTTCCAAAATCATCTCTGTGCTAATCCTAGTATGCCGGCGGAGGTCTCAATACCTTTCAGATTAAGCTCAGATCTATGAATGACAGCCGCCGATTAGAACCCAGTAATCACCATCAGTCCGTTTGGTCAAATCAATACTATTACTTCTACGTTTAGTATAAAACATGTGCCCACACGGCACGCAGTGATTGGGTATATTAGTTTGGTTTAAAGTTTAaccttaaaatttttatacatttatgaattttatgcattttagATCAGCTTTTAACGGTTGTTAGATTAGCtctgtttattattatatagttaTATTGCTTATAAATAAGTATAAAGTAGTCGGTATTGTTTAAAGTACATTTGAAGTATGtaaattttattgatataaCGTAAAGGTCGCGATGCAgcaattttttcaatttttatcaAAGAACTTAATTTACATCAATTACAATAAACACATGTTATTCACTTAAGGGAACAATGAAAAAATCGTGCGGAACGGGGAAAGTAAACGTTCcgaattttacaaaaaaatgtatcctTTTTACTgcctttttttaaacatttaaatacaaattttaaggtatattctaaatataaaaaaaatatttaaacgatcataaaatgattattaaataaaaaatttttcccACTGTGCCCCACTGAGTTTCAGACTGAAGCTTTTATAATCAGCAGCAGACAGTAAGACCTGCAATCACCCTTATCAATGCAATAATTGAACTTATTGGACTttatttggtttggtttttgtacatttcgcaatttaaaaatctttggCAAACATTTCTCTTACATTTTTTGTCTCTATTTAACcctttttgataatttcactttaatattttgttgggTACGCAGAACAATGCCATTCTCAAAAGTGAGATCCTCGAGCTGAGTGGCGGGCAGCAGCTTGAAGTTCCTGATGACCGCTGCCAGGAGTACCTTCATCTCCAGGATGGCGAACTTCTGTCCTATGCAGTTCCTTTGGCCAGCACTGAAGGGCACGAATGCGAAGGGATGTCGGTTCAAGGTGTTCTCTGGCCGAAAGCGTTCCGGTTGAAACTGATCTGGTTTCGGGAAGTGACGGGGATCCCTCATGATGTCGTAGATGTGGATGCTGATCTGGGTATCCTTGGGCATCACCATTCCATTCACAACACTCTCATCCACGCATTGGCGCCCTATAAAAGGCACCGAGGGGAACATCCTGAGGGACTCCTTGATCACACACTCCAAGTAGACCAGTTCGTTGAACTGGAACACGGTGATATCATCGCTGTCCTCGGGGAGGTTTTCCACCTCCTCGTAGCATCGCTGCTGGACATCCTCGTGCAGGGCCAACATGAGCAGGGTGAAGATAAGACACGTTGATGTGGTATCGTACCCCTCGAACATGAAGGTGTTGACCTCATCACAGATGCCCTGGTGATCTATCTGTCCCTCTGCCTCGGCCGCCAAAAGGGTATCCAGCATGGCATAGCGCTGCTTCTTGCCAAACTCATCCACTTCCCCAAGCTGCTTCTGCTGGAACTGCTCCCTTTTTCGTTGGATAATACGGCTCGAGAAGTCGTG
This window contains:
- the LOC108029066 gene encoding probable cytochrome P450 4ac1, which gives rise to MWIALLGTPILLAALWLLLKELNKTYFILSLSKRVRTEDGSPLESKVAVMPGKSRFGNNLDILNFTPSSVFNFVRESTAKAKGRNYLWYFLYAPMYNVVRAEEAEEIFQSSKLITKNVVYELIRPFLGDGLLISTDHKWHSRRKALTPAFHFNVLQSFLAIFKEECKKLLKVLDQNEDAELDLNQVIPQFTLNNICETALGVKLDDMSEGNEYRKAIHAIEEVLIQRVCNPLMYYNWYFFLYGDYRKHAEKLRIVHDFSSRIIQRKREQFQQKQLGEVDEFGKKQRYAMLDTLLAAEAEGQIDHQGICDEVNTFMFEGYDTTSTCLIFTLLMLALHEDVQQRCYEEVENLPEDSDDITVFQFNELVYLECVIKESLRMFPSVPFIGRQCVDESVVNGMVMPKDTQISIHIYDIMRDPRHFPKPDQFQPERFRPENTLNRHPFAFVPFSAGQRNCIGQKFAILEMKVLLAAVIRNFKLLPATQLEDLTFENGIVLRTQQNIKVKLSKRVK